In one Bacillus thuringiensis genomic region, the following are encoded:
- a CDS encoding phosphatidylglycerophosphatase A family protein, which yields MKESNQLQERALQLLQERGVTIDDIAELVHFLQKKYHPNLEMSECRYNVERVLSKREVQNALITGIELDVLAEKGMLSEPLQDIVKRDEGLYGIDEVIALSIVNVYGSIGFTNFGYIDKLKPGILEYLNDKSTGKVHTFLDDIVGGIAAAASSRLAHRAEHSE from the coding sequence ATGAAAGAATCAAATCAACTACAAGAAAGAGCATTACAACTATTACAAGAGCGCGGTGTAACAATTGACGATATTGCTGAGCTTGTTCATTTTCTTCAAAAAAAATATCATCCAAATTTAGAGATGTCAGAATGCCGTTACAATGTAGAACGTGTACTATCAAAACGTGAAGTACAAAACGCACTGATTACTGGTATCGAGCTTGATGTCCTTGCTGAAAAGGGAATGCTAAGTGAGCCGTTACAAGATATTGTAAAACGTGATGAAGGCTTATACGGAATTGATGAAGTTATCGCACTTTCTATCGTGAATGTGTATGGCTCTATCGGTTTCACGAACTTTGGATATATTGATAAATTAAAACCTGGTATTTTAGAATACTTAAATGATAAATCAACTGGAAAGGTGCATACATTCCTTGATGATATCGTCGGCGGAATCGCTGCCGCTGCGTCAAGCCGTTTAGCGCACCGAGCTGAGCACTCAGAATGA
- a CDS encoding GNAT family N-acetyltransferase: MDIHVLTKEEAMEINTWAYEEPYNLYSFSGEKEVMEELLDGMYYGCCDGQGEFIGYFCFGANAQVPGGRDANLYGGEDVIDIGLGMKPALTGKGMGKEFFQAGIAFATKEFNAKMFRLSVATFNTRAITLYKNIGFRQGTIFLSRGREFMLMEYERPSA; the protein is encoded by the coding sequence TTGGATATACATGTGTTAACAAAAGAAGAAGCGATGGAGATAAATACGTGGGCGTACGAGGAACCATATAATTTATATAGTTTTTCAGGCGAGAAAGAAGTAATGGAAGAGCTATTAGATGGAATGTATTATGGCTGTTGTGACGGTCAAGGAGAGTTCATCGGTTATTTTTGTTTTGGAGCAAATGCACAAGTACCAGGTGGAAGAGATGCTAATTTATATGGTGGAGAAGATGTGATTGATATCGGACTTGGCATGAAGCCGGCGTTAACTGGGAAAGGAATGGGGAAAGAATTCTTCCAAGCTGGAATAGCGTTCGCCACGAAAGAGTTTAATGCAAAAATGTTTCGATTAAGCGTAGCGACATTTAATACAAGAGCAATTACGTTATATAAAAATATCGGATTTAGACAAGGGACTATTTTTTTGAGTCGCGGAAGAGAATTTATGCTGATGGAATACGAAAGGCCGTCAGCATGA